From Nicotiana tabacum cultivar K326 chromosome 20, ASM71507v2, whole genome shotgun sequence, one genomic window encodes:
- the LOC107784003 gene encoding cytochrome P450 CYP749A22-like: protein MLLMKPKPKTKITQVHYSISGFRKIANIIHHIMIIIIASFLFISLLILLFWILKKLWSPIRVQFLMRSQGIQGPTYKFLHGNTKEIVEMRKDSITKSMNHLSHDIFPRILPHVFSWKNVYGANFLYCYGLQPELVVTEPQLLKEILSNRNNNFPKIDLEGFSKKLLGDGVSSSKGEKWTKMRILANHVFHGESLKSMVPMMIMSCETMLEKWKMHEEKEIEVFEEFRILTSEIISRTAFGSSYLEGKNIFQMLMKLALLVSRNAHKIRFPGINQIWKSRDEIESEKLEQGIRDSITRIIKKRQQEIFGQEHNFGSDFLGKLLEAYQDYNEKPISVEDIVDECKTFYFAGHETTTSLLGWTILLLATNKNWQEKARKEVLESFGKNVPTADGLSRLKIMNMIIEESLRLYPPVPFIKRKVNKKVQLGKLTLPPQMQLYISPLAVQHDPKIWGEDVHIFKPERFAEGVVKATNNNPVAFLPFGYGPRTCLGLNFAMIESKVTLSMILQRYMFTVSPSYVHSPVQLFMLRPQHGVKIILHKI, encoded by the exons ATGCTATTGATGAAGCCAAAGCCA AAAACCAAAATCACTCAAGTCCATTATTCGATATCTGGATTCAGAAAAATCGCGAACATCATTCATCATATAATGATAATCATTATCGCgagttttcttttcatttctttgttaaTTCTCCTTTTTTGGATCTTGAAGAAGCTATGGAGTCCGATTCGCGTACAATTTCTGATGAGATCACAAGGAATCCAAGGTCCAACATACAAGTTCTTACATGGAAACACTAAAGAGATTGTGGAAATGAGAAAAGACTCAATAACAAAATCCATGAATCACTTGTCACATGACATATTTCCAAGAATTCTACCTCATGTATTTTCTTGGAAAAACGTCTATG GGGCAAATTTTCTCTATTGCTATGGACTGCAACCTGAACTAGTAGTGACTGAACCACAACTTCTCAAAGAAATACTGAGTAATAGAAACAACAACTTTCCTAAAATAGATCTTGAAGGCTTTTCCAAGAAGCTTTTAGGAGATGGTGTTTCGTCGTCTAAAGGCGAAAAATGGACAAAAATGAGGATACTAGCCAACCATGTTTTCCATGGAGAAAGCCTAAAA AGTATGGTTCCAATGATGATTATGAGTTGTGAGACAATGCTGGAAAAGTGGAAAATGCatgaagaaaaggaaattgaAGTGTTTGAAGAGTTTAGGATATTAACATCAGAAATAATTTCCAGGACTGCATTTGGAAGTAGTTACTTAGAAGGAAAGAATATATTTCAGATGCTGATGAAGTTAGCTTTGCTAGTTTCCAGAAATGCTCACAAAATTAGATTTCCTGGCATCAA TCAAATTTGGAAAAGCAGAGATGAAATAGAGTCAGAGAAACTGGAGCAGGGCATACGCGACAGTATTACTCGaataataaagaaaagacaacaGGAAATTTTTGGGCAAGAACATAACTTTGGAAGTGATTTCCTTGGGAAACTCTTAGAGGCTTATCAAGATTATAATGAGAAGCCAATTTCAGTAGAAGATATAGTTGATGAATGCAAGACATTTTATTTTGCTGGTCATGAAACAACTACTTCTTTACTTGGATGGACTATACTCTTGCTAGCTACAAACAAGAATTGGCaagaaaaagcaagaaaagaagtTCTTGAATCATTTGGCAAAAATGTTCCTACCGCAGATGGCCTATCAAGACTGAAAATA ATGAACATGATTATTGAAGAATCTTTAAGATTGTACCCTCCGGTGCCATTCATCAAAAGGAAAGTAAACAAGAAAGTACAGCTAGGGAAGCTAACTTTACCACCTCAAATGCAGCTATATATATCACCATTAGCAGTTCAACATGATCCTAAAATATGGGGAGAAGATGTACATATTTTCAAACCAGAAAGATTTGCTGAAGGGGTTGTTAAAGCTACAAACAACAATCCAGTTGCATTCTTGCCATTTGGTTATGGACCTCGAACTTGCTTAGGCTTGAACTTTGCTATGATTGAATCTAAAGTTACTCTTTCGATGATTCTACAACGTTATATGTTTACAGTTTCACCAAGTTATGTTCATTCTCCTGTTCAGCTTTTTATGCTTCGTCCACAGCATGGAGTTAAAATCATTCTCCACAAGATTTAA